The genomic region CAGCACTGAATCCAATTGGATGTTTTTTCTTCGGCGAAGACGGAGTCATCAATTCTCGGATGGCATCGAAAACCATTTTAAATTGTTGATTGTATTTTTTTTCCATAACATTAATTTTTCGTACAAGATCTTTGTGAGTAGAAATCATTTCTCGAAGTTTTACAAAGGTTCGCATGATTTCAATATTTACTTGAACTGCACGTTCGCTTTTTAACACACTGGACAGCATCGCAACACCTTGTTCGGTAAATGCATAAGGAACATATTTTCGATGCTTTCCATGCCCGCGTTTAGGGTCATCAGTTTGTCGGAG from Deltaproteobacteria bacterium CG11_big_fil_rev_8_21_14_0_20_42_23 harbors:
- a CDS encoding DNA-binding protein yields the protein MTTHQALIATKLIERKIYLFRHHKVMLDADLAKLYGVTTSAFNQAVKRNKKRFPSDFMFQLNDDEVAYLRQTDDPKRGHGKHRKYVPYAFTEQGVAMLSSVLKSERAVQVNIEIMRTFVKLREMISTHKDLVRKINVMEKKYNQQFKMVFDAIRELMTPSSPKKKHPIGFSAEK